One region of Deinococcus yavapaiensis KR-236 genomic DNA includes:
- a CDS encoding tyrosine-type recombinase/integrase: protein MHLAPGTVSVLEAHRERQARERAAAGEAYHDQGLVFASEIGRLTYPRNLERAWYMLLERVRREQAHKARDAGQEPKEGDLLPKIRLHDLRHTAASLMARKGASLKIIADVLGHEDEAFTSRTYMHLYDEQRDEAALDLSDLFRRASGQN, encoded by the coding sequence ATCCACCTAGCGCCCGGCACGGTGAGCGTGCTCGAAGCGCACCGTGAGCGACAAGCCCGCGAACGAGCGGCGGCAGGGGAGGCGTATCACGACCAAGGACTCGTCTTCGCCTCGGAAATCGGCAGGTTGACGTACCCGCGCAACCTTGAGCGGGCCTGGTACATGCTCCTCGAGCGCGTGCGGCGAGAGCAAGCACATAAAGCTCGTGATGCTGGGCAAGAGCCGAAGGAAGGCGATCTTCTGCCTAAGATTCGCCTTCACGACCTCCGCCATACGGCCGCCTCGCTCATGGCCCGCAAGGGTGCCAGCTTGAAGATAATCGCGGACGTTCTCGGGCATGAAGACGAAGCGTTCACATCTCGCACGTACATGCACCTCTATGACGAGCAGCGGGACGAAGCGGCACTTGACCTGTCGGATCTGTTCCGGAGGGCGAGCGGGCAGAATTGA
- the rdgB gene encoding RdgB/HAM1 family non-canonical purine NTP pyrophosphatase: protein MTLNRVVLATSNEGKIREFTEALAPLGWTLVPLPRVTMPPEDGATYEENAALKACAISLQTGLPAIADDSGLEVTALRGEPGVYSARFGGRKTDVERNVYLLERLRDAKAKDRSAKFVSVIVLAYPDGHLETYRGEAPGVILEGPRGEGGFGYDPLFVPAGNDRSFGEMSVEEKRPLSHRGRALGALLDAHKNGPPEREIISVE from the coding sequence GTGACGTTGAACCGTGTCGTTTTGGCGACTTCGAATGAAGGAAAAATCCGTGAGTTCACCGAGGCGCTCGCGCCGCTCGGGTGGACCCTCGTTCCACTGCCGCGTGTGACGATGCCTCCCGAGGACGGAGCGACGTACGAAGAGAACGCCGCGCTCAAGGCCTGCGCCATTTCGCTGCAGACCGGTCTTCCCGCCATCGCCGATGATTCCGGCTTGGAAGTGACGGCGTTACGAGGCGAACCGGGCGTGTACAGCGCTCGCTTCGGAGGCCGCAAGACGGACGTGGAGCGCAACGTGTACCTGCTGGAGCGCTTACGAGACGCGAAGGCCAAGGACCGCTCGGCGAAGTTCGTGTCCGTCATCGTCCTCGCGTACCCGGACGGCCACTTGGAAACGTACCGAGGAGAAGCGCCGGGTGTCATTTTGGAAGGTCCGCGCGGTGAGGGAGGCTTCGGGTACGACCCTCTCTTCGTACCCGCCGGAAACGACCGGTCTTTCGGTGAGATGAGCGTGGAGGAAAAGCGTCCCCTCTCGCACCGCGGTCGCGCGCTCGGAGCCCTCTTGGACGCCCACAAGAACGGTCCGCCGGAACGAGAGATCATTTCAGTCGAGTGA
- a CDS encoding ABC transporter permease, protein MTNEVLPTSTAAPSQKRRQGVFWRRMRKSTPAKVGAVIVLLFVVLAALAPVIRPYDPLTDRNYLTRLKPPSAEHIMGTDQLGRDVATRILHGARISLQVGIVATLLAMIAGALLGVLSGFFGGWFDNVIGYISDLMLGFPGILLAIMITAIIPSDPSTGGAFGRFIGWLASHNVDVRLYGAMLAVSIVQIPIYIRLARSVVLSIREREFVQAAGALGATSSRVMFRHVLPNSMTPLIVQGSLSIATATIEVAALGFLGLGATPPAPEWGTMIADAFQLGVYLSAPWTMIFPGLAILLTVLGFNLLGDGLRDVLDPRSTQ, encoded by the coding sequence ATGACGAACGAAGTTCTTCCGACGTCGACGGCCGCGCCGTCCCAGAAGCGGCGCCAAGGCGTCTTCTGGCGCCGCATGCGCAAGAGCACGCCCGCGAAGGTCGGCGCGGTGATCGTGCTGCTGTTCGTCGTGCTCGCCGCGCTCGCCCCGGTCATTCGTCCCTACGATCCCCTCACGGACCGCAACTACCTCACGCGTCTCAAGCCTCCGAGCGCCGAGCACATCATGGGCACCGATCAGCTCGGGCGCGACGTCGCGACGCGCATTCTGCACGGCGCTCGCATTTCGCTTCAAGTCGGCATCGTGGCGACATTGCTCGCGATGATCGCGGGCGCCTTGCTCGGCGTCTTGTCCGGCTTTTTCGGAGGTTGGTTCGACAACGTCATCGGGTACATCTCGGACCTCATGCTGGGCTTTCCGGGAATCCTCCTGGCCATCATGATCACGGCGATCATTCCCAGCGATCCCAGCACGGGCGGCGCGTTCGGTCGCTTCATCGGATGGCTCGCCTCGCACAATGTCGACGTGCGCCTGTACGGCGCGATGCTCGCTGTGTCGATCGTTCAGATTCCCATCTACATCCGCCTCGCGCGCTCCGTCGTGCTGTCCATACGCGAGCGCGAGTTCGTGCAAGCGGCCGGCGCACTGGGCGCCACGAGTTCACGCGTGATGTTCCGGCACGTCCTGCCGAACTCCATGACGCCCCTGATCGTGCAGGGAAGCCTCAGCATCGCCACAGCGACCATCGAAGTCGCCGCGTTGGGCTTCCTCGGCCTCGGCGCGACGCCGCCCGCGCCCGAGTGGGGCACCATGATCGCCGACGCCTTTCAGCTTGGCGTGTACCTTTCCGCTCCATGGACGATGATCTTCCCGGGTCTCGCCATTTTGCTCACGGTGCTGGGCTTCAACTTGCTCGGTGACGGACTTCGCGACGTGCTCGATCCCAGAAGTACGCAGTAA